ATATTCGCAACCAATCGGGCAAAACCCAGCAAGTCACCGTCACCACCTATGGCGTCCCCGAAGTGCCCGAACCCGCGCGCGGCAACGGCATGAGCATCACCCGCAGCTATTTCACCATGGATGGCGAGGCTGTAACTTTGGACAGCGTTAGTGCCGGAACGCGGCTGGTCACCGTCCTTGAAATTACCCCCTTCCGCAATCTCGAGGCCCGTCTGATGGTCGCCGATCCCCTCCCTGCGGGCTTTGAAATCGACAACCCATCCTTGCTGCAAGCGGGCGATATCAAATCTCTCGAATGGCTCGATTTGGATATCTACGTCGAAAACGCCGAATACCGTCAGGATCGCTTCCTCGCCGCCGTAAATCATCGGTCCGACAAAGCGTTCAATCTGGCCTATATCGTGCGTGCGGTTTCGCCTGGCGACTATCATCACCCCGCCGCGAGTGTTGAAGATATGTACCGGCCTCAATTCCGCGCCCATACCGATTCTGGCCGCGTTTCTGTCGTGGAATGATACTCAGACACATCACATGGCGGGGGCTGGTTTTCCTCGCTGTGTTCCTCCTCATGCTGGCAACTTTGCGCGACCGGTTCGACCAATGGGTGCGCGACACAGAATTGCCTCCGATCGTTCAGGAAACCTCTGTCGAAGTGCGGGATCGCAGCGGCGCATTGCTGCGGGCCTATACCACCTCTGGCGGGTACTGGCGCCTCGCGACAACCTTGGATCACGTCGATCCGCGCTATGTCGACATGTTGATTGCCTTCGAGGATAAACGCTTTTTTACCCACAACGGGGTCGATTTGCGCGCCATGAGTCGTGCCGCCAGCCAAGCTATTTGGAACGGTCACATCATCTCTGGCGCTTCCACTCTTACCATGCAAGTCGCGCGTCTGCTTGAGGGCGGAAGCACGGGGAGTTGGCAAGGGAAAATCCGCCAAATCCGACTGGCCTTGGCGCTCGAACGCACCCTCACCAAAGACGAAATCCTCACGCTCTATCTCAACCGTGCGCCGTTTGGCGGCAATATCGAAGGGGTGCGCGCCGCGTCTCGCGCCTATTTCGCTAAGTCCGCCCGACGCCTGACCGCCGCCGAGGCCGCGCTGCTCGTGGCGCTCCCCCAATCGCCAGAAGGGCGTCGTCCTGACCTGAATTCCGAAAATGCACATCTTGCCCGTGACCGTATTTTAGACCGCCTCGCGTTGGCAAATGTACTGCCCCCCGACGAGATTGTTGCCGCAAAAACAGAGCCTATTCCGGGGAATAGACACGAATTTCCCCGTCTCGCGCCGCATCTCTCGGACCGCGCAATCGGTCAAGCTCCGCTGCGCAGCGAGCACTATCTTACGGTTGATGCGCGGCTTCAGGAATCCCTTGAGGCCCTCGCCATTACCGCCCTCAGAAACCAAAACGAGTCGATGCAGGTCGCAATTCTTCTCGCCGATCACACAACGGGCGAAATCCTCGCAAGTGTCGGATCGGCGGGGTACAAAAACACGCGTCGCCGTGGGTTTATCGATATGACCAACGCCGTGCGCTCCCCCGGTTCAACCCTTAAGCCACTCATCTATGGCCTCGCGTTTGACCAAGGGCTTGCGCATCCCGAAACCCTGATCCAAGACCGCCCCACTGCCTTTGGCTCCTACGTGCCGCAAAATTTCGACGGTCAGTTTCGCGGCCTTTTACCGATACGAAAAGCGCTCCAACTCTCGCTCAATATCCCCGTGGTTTCCCTCACCCAAGCGCTTGGCCCCGCGCGCTTCGTTGCGGCTCTAAAACAGGCCGGCGTGACCCCCATCATTCCCGGTGGCAAAGCGGGCCTCGCGGTCGCTTTGGGCGGGGTTGGGGTCACATTAACCGATCTTGTCACCCTCTATGGCGGTCTCGCTGAAGGCGGCCAAACGCGCCCGCTTTATTGGCGCCAAGAAGACGAACCGATCCGCACAGGTCGCCGTTTTTTAACCCCCATTCCCGCATGGTACGTCAACGATATCCTCTCCGGAGTTGCGCCCCCAAAAAACGCTCCCAAGGGTCGGATCGCCTACAAAACCGGCACGAGTTATGGCCACCGCGATGCATGGGCGATTGGCTTTGACGGTAAATTCGTGGCGGGCGTTTGGATGGGCCGCGCCGATGGCACATCCTTGCCCGGCGTTTTTGGCGGCGAGCTTGCGGCCCCCATTCTGTTCGAAGCCTTCGCCCGCCTAAACCAGCCAACCTACCCCCTTGCCCCACCACCCGCCGCCGCACTTACGGTTTCATACGCGGACCTCCCACAGCCCTTGAAGGAATTCCGGGCCCGCGACGCCGCCTTTGGCGCGCCGCTAGGTGGGCCGGAATTGGCCTTCCCCCCGATGGGGCAATCCTTGAGAAAATGGATGTGTTCGTCGCCAAAGTCCGCGACGGAGAAGCGCCATTCACATGGCTTTTGAACGGAGCGTTAGTGGAAGCTGGCACGCGCTCTCGCGAGGTCTCACTGCCCTATCCGGGGCGTGGATTTGTCTCGCTTTCGGTGATCGATGCGCAGGGCCGTTCCGCGCGCACCGATGTGTTTGTGAACTGACTTAAGGCGAGTTAGAGCCTTTCAATCGCCAGCGCGATCCCCTGACCGCCGCCAATGCACATGGTGATCAAGGCGCGTTTTCCGCCCGTGCGTTCCAATTCATACAGCGCCTTCACTGTCAAAATCGCCCCCGTCGCGCCCACGGGATGTCCAAGCGCAATCGCCCCGCCGTTGGGATTGATCACTGCGGGGTCCATCCCCAACTCCTTCGCCACAGCCAAGGCCTGCGACGCGAAGGCTTCGTTGCTTTCAATCACATCAAAGTCGCCAATTTTGAGGCCCGTCTTTGCCAAAAGGGCTCTAACAGCTGGCACAGGCCCGATCCCCATAACCTCAGGGCGCACGCCCGCGATCCCATACCCCAAGACACGCGCGCGCGGTTTTAGGCCCGCTTTTTCCGCCGCGGATGCCGTGGCATATACCAAAGCCGCCGCCCCGTCGTTGATCCCCGATGCATTGCCCGCCGTAACGGTCCCGTCCTTTTGAAACGCAGCGCGCAACCCTGCCAAGGCCTCAAGCGTCGTTGCACGCGGATGCTCGTCGGTATCAAACTGAACCGTCTCGCGCTTCACCTTGATTTCAACCGGTACGATCTGGCTCGTGAAATATCCGTTTTCAATCGCCGCGACCGCCTTCTCTTGGCTCGCAAGCGCAAAGGCGTCCTGCTGCGCCCGCGTGATGTCATGTTCCTGCGCGACATTCTCGGCGGTAATACCCATATGCCCCGACCCAAACGGGCAGTTCAGCGTGCCCAGCATCATGTCCTGTGCCACGGCATCGCCCATTTTTGCGCCCCAACGCGCCGCAGGCAAAATATACGGCGAGCGACTCATGTTTTCCGCACCACCGGCCAGCCCAAAGTCACAATCTCCCAGCATTAGAGACTGAATCACCGAGATCTGCGCCTGAACACCAGAGCCACAAAGCCGGTTCACATTCATTGCAGGAACCCCATCGGGCACGCCAGCCTGACGCGCAGAAACGCGGGACAAATACATATCGCGGGGTTCTGTATTGATCACGGTTCCAAAGACCACATTGCCGATTTGCGCGGGTTCAACGCCCGCGCGCGCCATGGCTTCCCGCGCTACAATTGTACCCAATTCCGTCGGGGCAACGCCGCCCAAGCCCTTGCCAAAACTGCCAATTGCCGTCCGCGCGCCGCCTAGAATTACGATGTCTGTCATGGCTCTCTCCAATGTCATTTTGGAAAAGCCTAGCATTCTGACGGCGCACGCAAAGAATTACGTCACGTCGGTCTAGCGCTTGAAAAAATGCGCCTCTGGTAGGGTTGTCGGAACCTCGTGCCGCGTAATTTCCTCGCGCTCAGTCGACGATAGTTGCCAAACATTCCGCCCCTCAAAAACGGCCGCCGTCAAGTAATTTCCATAAGCCGCAGAACTGTCCAAATTAACGCGGTTAGGATAGCGCGTCGCATGAGTTAATGCCGTATGCCCGTGCACAATAAGCGCCCCGTGGTCCACATCACTATCCAAAAATCCTTCCCGAATCCAAACCAGATCATCCTCATCTTGGGCATTCAAAGGCACTGTTGGGCGAATTCCCGCATGCACAAAATGCACATCGCCGCGTGTAAAGGACGTCGGCCGCTGGCTCAGGAAATCGATGTGGGATTGCGGAACACTGCTGCGCGCCTCGGCATGAACTTCGCCATAGCGCCGCTTCGCGTCAACGTCGACACCATAGGACGCCAGCGTTTCCGTGCCACCAATCCGCGCATTCAGCCAGTCGAGACCGATAAATAAATGCGGGTCGTTTTTGGACACCTCTTCCAAATACCAAAGGAACATCCGGTCGTGATTTCCCATTAGGACGACCCAGTTTTCACCAGCATCAATCCCGTCGAGAAGATATTGGACCACCGCTTTGCACGCGGGGCCACGGTCCACCAAATCGCCCAAATGCACAATCGGCGCGTCGGTATCCTGCACACGCTTTTTGTCCTGCGCGATACGGTCGTGCGCATCATGCAGCATGTCGAGTTGTCCGTGGATATCACCGATTGCATACGTGCGCATATTGCGTTCCTTCAAGATTATTTTGTTATAAAACCACAAAAGACCCGCCAGCAAAACCGGCGGATCTTCTGTGAAATTCTCAGTACCCGTGGGCCTAGGTAGCGTCGAATTCCAAAGGCTTCACGGATTGGAACAAGCCCGTATCCGTGAGTTTTTTCAGGACGGTGTCTGATACTTTTCCGTCCACATACAACAGTGCAATCGCGTCGCCGCCTTGATCTGCACGACCCAAAGTGAAGTTGGCGATATTGACGCCGTTTTCACCCATGATGCCACCCAATGTCCCGATAATGCCCGGAACATCTTTGTTGGTGGTATAGAGCATGTGGGCGCCGACTTCGGCGTCGATGTTGATGCCTTTGATCTGGATGAAACGTGGCTTGCCGTCGTTGAAAACAGTTCCCGCAATCGAGCGTTCCCGTTTCGCCGTGGCGATCGTTACCTTGATATAAGCATCAAACGCACCCGATTTTTCCTGCGTGGTTTTGCTGATTTTAATGCCACGGTCCTTGGCGATAACCGGTGCCGAAACCATGTTCACGTCTGGGTTTGTCGACTGCATGATGCCCGCAATCGCGGCGCATTCGAGGGCGGCCAAGTTCATTTCCGCAACCGTGCCATCATAGGTGATGTTGATGGCCTTGATGGGTTCGTCGGTCAATTGGCCGATGAACGCGCCAAGGTGCTCGGCAAGTTTGATCCAAGGGCCCATGATTTTGGCTTCTTCGGCGGTAACCGATGGCATGTTGAGTGCATTTGTGACGGCCCCAGTGAGGAGGTAGTCGGACATTTGCTCGGCAACTTGCACCGCGACATTTTCTTGGGCTTCAGTGGTGGACGCGCCAAGGTGCGGCGTGCAAACCACGTTGGGAAGGTTGAACAACGGGCTGTCCGTTGCTGGCTCAACTTCGAAAACGTCGAAAGCCGCGCCCGCGACATGGCCGGATTTGAGGGCTTCGGCAAGGTCCGCTTCAATCACCAGACCGCCGCGCGCACAGTTGATAATGCGCACACCTTTTTTCATTTTCGCAATTGTCTCGGCGTTGATCATGCCGCGTGTCGCGTCGGTTGCAGGCACGTGCAGCGTGATGAAATCGGAACGCTCAAGCAATTCGTCGAGTTCTACTTTGGTAACGCCAAGTTTCGCCGCGCGCTCTTCCGAAAGGAAGGGATCATAAGCGATCACTTTCATTTTCAGACCAACAGCCCGGTCACAAACGATGCCACCAATGTTGCCCGCGCCGATCACGCCGAGGGTTTTATGCGTAAGCTCAACACCCATAAATTTGGATTTTTCCCATTTGCCCGCATGTGTGCTGGCGCTAGCTTCTGGGATTTGACGCGCCACCGCAAACATCATCGCAATTGCGTGTTCGGCGGTTGTGATCATGTTGCCAAACGGCGTGTTCATCACGATCACGCCTTTCTTGGACGCCGCAGGGATATCAACGTTGTCCACCCCGATGCCAGCGCGCGCGATGACTTTGAGGTTGTCGGCAGCAGCGAGGATTTTTTCGGTAACTTTGGTTGCCGAGCGAATGGCCAAGCCGTCATAGTCTTTGATCTTCGCGAGCAGCGCGTCCTTGTCTTTGCCAAGGTTGGGTTCGAAATCTACGTCGATTCCACGGTCGCGGAAAATTTGAACAGCAGCGTCGCTGAGTTTGTCGGAAACGAGAACTTTAGGTGCCATGGTGGCCTCCTCAGAAGTTTAAAAAATTTAAAAAGGGGGTGTCTGAAGGTTTAAAAACTTTAAAGTTTCAACCTTCAGACAGATTATTGAGCGGCGATCTCGGCGTTGAACGCCCAGTCGAGCCACGGCATCAACGCCGCAACATCGGAGGCTTCAATCGTGCCACCACACCAGATCCGAAGACCCGCCGGCGCATCGCGGTAGGCACCGATATCCAGCGCAACACCTTCGTTCTCGAGGCGCTTTGCAACGGCTTTAGCGAAAGTCGCACCATCCTTGATCCGCGCATCCGTAAACTTCACGCAAACCGAAGTTGTGGAGCGAATAGCAGGGTCCGCCGCGAGGAATTCAATCCAGTCATGTGTCTCGACAAACTTGGAAATCTCGGCAGTATTTGCATCCGCACGAGCGATCAAACCCTTAAGGCCACCTTGTTTTTTGGACCATTCCAGCGCCACAAGATAATCTTCAACACAGAGCATCGAAGGCGTGTTAATTGTTTCGCCGCTAAAGATGCCGTCGATCAATTTGCCACCTTTGGTAAGGCGGAAAATCTTGGGCAGGGGCCAAGAAGGTGTATAGTTTTCAAGGCGTTCCACGGCACATGGGCTTAGGATCAACATCCCGTGCGCCGCTTCGCCGCCCAGCACTTTCTGCCAGCTAAAGGTTGTAACGTCGAGTTTATCCCATGGCAGGTCCATCGCGAATGCCGCCGAAGTGGCGTCGCAAATGGTCAGGCCTTCGCGGTTCGCGGGGATTGCGTCGCCGTTGGGCATCCGCACACCAGAGGTCGTTCCATTCCATGTGAAAACAACGTCCTTGTTGTAATCAACGGCGGTCATATCGACGATTTCGCCATAGTCTGCGGTGCGCACATTGGCTTCGATTTTGAGCTGTTTCACGACATCCGTGACCCAGCCAGCCCCGAAGGATTCCCACGCAACCATTTCTGCGGGACGTTCACCCAAAAGGGACCACATCGCCATTTCCATCGCGCCAGTATCCGAAGCGGGGACAATGCCAATTTTATAATCTGTAGGGATTCCAAGGATTTCGCGGGTATTTTCGATCGCGGCCTTGAGTTTTGCTTTGCCGACAGCTGCACGATGCGAGCGGCCCAAAGGCGCGTCAGCGAGATCGTTTAATGTCCAGGAAGCAGGTTTGGCACATGGGCCAGAAGAGAAACGCGGATTGGCCGGGCGCGTTGCCGGAGTCGTGGTAGCCATTGATGGTATCCTCACAGATATAAGCCCTTCGTTGGGGAAGGGTGTCCCACGGATCGAGATAGAGGGCTTCAATGACTGGCGCAAGCCGCTAAATTGCGCTAATTCGCGGTTAGTCACACAAATTTACCGCGCAATATCCACTATCGGAAACTTCCATGTATATAGCCACGCTCCTTACCTGCCCCACTTCTCCCACGCTTAGCCGCGAGACCGTTGAATCCCTGCGAAATGCTTGGGGTGGGGGCGATGCTATTTGGCTTTCTGTTGGCGAAGCGGCGGAGTTTGTCGTTGCGGATATGCCGCTAAACCTATGGGAAGTTTGGGAAAACCTTCAGTCCATGGGGGTGGATTTGATCGTGCAGCCGCGCGCAAATCGCGTGAAGAGAATGCTGCTCGCCGATATGGACAGCACGATGATCGAGCAAGAATGCATCGACGAATTGGCCGATGAAGCCGGCGTTGGCCCGCGTGTTGCTGACATTACGGCGCGCGCAATGAACGGTGAGTTGGACTTTGACGGCGCTTTGCGCGAGCGCGTGGGCTTGCTCAAGGGACTCGACGAATCCGTCATCGATCAGGTTTTGGAAACACGCATTACCTTGATGCCCGGTGGCCCCGTTCTTCTCGCAACCATGAAGGCAAACGGCGCTTATGCTGCCCTCGTTTCGGGTGGGTTTACCGCCTTTACCGCCAAGGTCGCGGCCACGCTAGGGTTCGACGAAAATCGCGCGAACACCCTTATTATCAAGGACGGAAAGCTTAGTGGCGAGGTGGGAACACCCATTCTTGGACGGCAGGCAAAAGTCGACGCACTTGAACAAATCACTACCCGTTTGGGGATTTCGGAAACGGATGTCCTTGCTGTCGGGGATGGTGCGAACGATCTTGGGATGCTGGGCCGCGCGGGTTCTGGGGTTGCTCTGCATGCCAAACCGACGGTTGCCGCCCAATGTGATGTTCGCATTAACCACGGTGATTTGACGGCGCTACTTTACCTCCAAGGCTATGCCAAAACTGATTTTGTAGATGTTTGAAGTCACCTATGAGGTCCTTGCGCTCCTGATCCTTGCGGGTTTCTTTGCAGGGTTTATCGATGCGATTGCAGGGGGCGGCGGCCTGATCACAGTGCCGGTTCTATTGATTGCTGGAGCCTCGCCAATTGAGGCGCTTTCAACCAACAAAGTGCAGGGCGTATTTGGCGCAGCGACCGCCGCCTTGTCCTATGCGCGGGCGGGCCAAGTCTCGCTGCGAGAGCAGATATTCCCAGCAATCATTGCCTTTTTCGCCTCTGCCGCGGGCGCGTTCATGGTCTCGTTTCTACCGGTTTACTTGATCCGTTTTATCCTGCCTATCCTCATGGTTGGCATCGCCCTTTTCTTTGCGTTCAAGCCCGGTCTGGATGATTTTGATCGCACAAGGCGTATGTCGGTTCCGGTTTTTACGGCCACGATGATTCCGCTTGTTGCGGCATATGACGGGTTGCTTGGGCCAGGGACAGGATCGTTTTTTATGATCGCCTTTGTGACTTTGGGAGGCTACGGAATTCTTAAAGCAACGGCGCATACGAAGTTGCTAAATTTCGCCTCAAACCTCGGCGCAATCGTGGCGTTTTCCATGGTGGCAACGCCGTGGTGGTTTACCGGATTGGCCATGGGCGCGGCGCAAATTGCGGGCGCAACCTGCGGCGCGGCGCTGGCGGTGAAGATCGGAGCACGCGTCATAAAACCCCTTTTGGTTATCACATCAGCGACGCTGGCGGCCAAATTGCTTTGGGATTTACTCTAAGCGAAAGCTGCGCCCGGCCGAATCCATGCCGCCTCAATGCCCCGCCTGTTTAACTGCGGCGCATTCATCCGCTTCAGCGTGGCGGGGTGGTTGGCATCCAACACACCAAGCTTCACCAAAATCGCGGCAATGGCGCATTCACTCGCCCGCGTCGCACCATCGGTAATTTTTAGCGCGATCCCAAGTTTCTGCTCTGGGAGAATGGCAACAAAAACACCGTCTGCGCCGGTTTTTACGGCGACTTTATGGTCCATCGCTCGCATCAATTCGGTACAGGCTCGGGTTTCGCCCGCCACAAGCTCAGGGTAGGTGCGCATGGCTGTGACAAGTTTGGCTGCCGCTGTTTCGCGCGTGCCTTGGCCTTCGCGTGCGGTCGCGAAAAACGCCATTGCGCGGGCTAACCCGTGAACCGATGTCGCGTAATTTGGTGCGCTGCATCCATCGATGCCATATCCGGGACTGGTCACGCCTGTAACTTCTTCAAAAGCGGTCTTAATTGAGGTTTGGACGGGATGGTTTGGATCGATATATTCCGCATCCCCGCCGATATGTTTGTTCAACGTCAAGAAACCCGCGTGTTTTCCTGAGCAATTGTTGTGTAGCTGACAGGGGGATTCATGTTCCAGAATTAAACGTGTTCTTTCGGCGTCATCCTGTGACGGCTGCGGGCCACAGCGTAAATCATCGTCACTTAGGCCCAAACCGGACAACCACTTTTTAACACGTGTGGTGTGGATCGAGGCGCCTTGGTGGCTGGCA
This Falsihalocynthiibacter arcticus DNA region includes the following protein-coding sequences:
- a CDS encoding metallophosphoesterase — encoded protein: MRTYAIGDIHGQLDMLHDAHDRIAQDKKRVQDTDAPIVHLGDLVDRGPACKAVVQYLLDGIDAGENWVVLMGNHDRMFLWYLEEVSKNDPHLFIGLDWLNARIGGTETLASYGVDVDAKRRYGEVHAEARSSVPQSHIDFLSQRPTSFTRGDVHFVHAGIRPTVPLNAQDEDDLVWIREGFLDSDVDHGALIVHGHTALTHATRYPNRVNLDSSAAYGNYLTAAVFEGRNVWQLSSTEREEITRHEVPTTLPEAHFFKR
- a CDS encoding phosphoserine transaminase translates to MATTTPATRPANPRFSSGPCAKPASWTLNDLADAPLGRSHRAAVGKAKLKAAIENTREILGIPTDYKIGIVPASDTGAMEMAMWSLLGERPAEMVAWESFGAGWVTDVVKQLKIEANVRTADYGEIVDMTAVDYNKDVVFTWNGTTSGVRMPNGDAIPANREGLTICDATSAAFAMDLPWDKLDVTTFSWQKVLGGEAAHGMLILSPCAVERLENYTPSWPLPKIFRLTKGGKLIDGIFSGETINTPSMLCVEDYLVALEWSKKQGGLKGLIARADANTAEISKFVETHDWIEFLAADPAIRSTTSVCVKFTDARIKDGATFAKAVAKRLENEGVALDIGAYRDAPAGLRIWCGGTIEASDVAALMPWLDWAFNAEIAAQ
- the serB gene encoding phosphoserine phosphatase SerB; the encoded protein is MYIATLLTCPTSPTLSRETVESLRNAWGGGDAIWLSVGEAAEFVVADMPLNLWEVWENLQSMGVDLIVQPRANRVKRMLLADMDSTMIEQECIDELADEAGVGPRVADITARAMNGELDFDGALRERVGLLKGLDESVIDQVLETRITLMPGGPVLLATMKANGAYAALVSGGFTAFTAKVAATLGFDENRANTLIIKDGKLSGEVGTPILGRQAKVDALEQITTRLGISETDVLAVGDGANDLGMLGRAGSGVALHAKPTVAAQCDVRINHGDLTALLYLQGYAKTDFVDV
- the serA gene encoding phosphoglycerate dehydrogenase, which translates into the protein MAPKVLVSDKLSDAAVQIFRDRGIDVDFEPNLGKDKDALLAKIKDYDGLAIRSATKVTEKILAAADNLKVIARAGIGVDNVDIPAASKKGVIVMNTPFGNMITTAEHAIAMMFAVARQIPEASASTHAGKWEKSKFMGVELTHKTLGVIGAGNIGGIVCDRAVGLKMKVIAYDPFLSEERAAKLGVTKVELDELLERSDFITLHVPATDATRGMINAETIAKMKKGVRIINCARGGLVIEADLAEALKSGHVAGAAFDVFEVEPATDSPLFNLPNVVCTPHLGASTTEAQENVAVQVAEQMSDYLLTGAVTNALNMPSVTAEEAKIMGPWIKLAEHLGAFIGQLTDEPIKAINITYDGTVAEMNLAALECAAIAGIMQSTNPDVNMVSAPVIAKDRGIKISKTTQEKSGAFDAYIKVTIATAKRERSIAGTVFNDGKPRFIQIKGINIDAEVGAHMLYTTNKDVPGIIGTLGGIMGENGVNIANFTLGRADQGGDAIALLYVDGKVSDTVLKKLTDTGLFQSVKPLEFDAT
- a CDS encoding acetyl-CoA C-acyltransferase family protein gives rise to the protein MTDIVILGGARTAIGSFGKGLGGVAPTELGTIVAREAMARAGVEPAQIGNVVFGTVINTEPRDMYLSRVSARQAGVPDGVPAMNVNRLCGSGVQAQISVIQSLMLGDCDFGLAGGAENMSRSPYILPAARWGAKMGDAVAQDMMLGTLNCPFGSGHMGITAENVAQEHDITRAQQDAFALASQEKAVAAIENGYFTSQIVPVEIKVKRETVQFDTDEHPRATTLEALAGLRAAFQKDGTVTAGNASGINDGAAALVYATASAAEKAGLKPRARVLGYGIAGVRPEVMGIGPVPAVRALLAKTGLKIGDFDVIESNEAFASQALAVAKELGMDPAVINPNGGAIALGHPVGATGAILTVKALYELERTGGKRALITMCIGGGQGIALAIERL
- a CDS encoding TSUP family transporter — protein: MFEVTYEVLALLILAGFFAGFIDAIAGGGGLITVPVLLIAGASPIEALSTNKVQGVFGAATAALSYARAGQVSLREQIFPAIIAFFASAAGAFMVSFLPVYLIRFILPILMVGIALFFAFKPGLDDFDRTRRMSVPVFTATMIPLVAAYDGLLGPGTGSFFMIAFVTLGGYGILKATAHTKLLNFASNLGAIVAFSMVATPWWFTGLAMGAAQIAGATCGAALAVKIGARVIKPLLVITSATLAAKLLWDLL
- a CDS encoding asparaginase, whose protein sequence is MTSPIQMAELWRGGILESYHMGHAVVCDESGAIVNAWGDPEQIIFPRSSCKMIQALPLMESGAAEAANLTQEQLALSCASHQGASIHTTRVKKWLSGLGLSDDDLRCGPQPSQDDAERTRLILEHESPCQLHNNCSGKHAGFLTLNKHIGGDAEYIDPNHPVQTSIKTAFEEVTGVTSPGYGIDGCSAPNYATSVHGLARAMAFFATAREGQGTRETAAAKLVTAMRTYPELVAGETRACTELMRAMDHKVAVKTGADGVFVAILPEQKLGIALKITDGATRASECAIAAILVKLGVLDANHPATLKRMNAPQLNRRGIEAAWIRPGAAFA